A genome region from Ptiloglossa arizonensis isolate GNS036 chromosome 4, iyPtiAriz1_principal, whole genome shotgun sequence includes the following:
- the Chmp1 gene encoding charged multivesicular body protein 1, whose amino-acid sequence MSVSQMEKNLFNLKFAVKELERNSKKCEKEEKVEKAKIKKAIQKGNMEGARIHAENAIRQRNQALNYLRMSARVDAVASRVQTALTTRKVTQSMAGVVKAMDAAMKSMNLEKISGLMDKFESQFEDLDVQSSYMENAMSQTTTTNVPQNDVDSLLQQVADEAGLELNMELPTGQVGSIGTTTVSQEQDELTQRLARLRE is encoded by the exons ATGTCTGTCTCTCAGATGGAAA AAAATCTATTTAATCTTAAGTTTGCAGTGAAAGAGTTAGAAAGGAACTCAAAAAAGtgtgagaaagaagaaaaagttgaAAAGGCTAAAATAAAAAAAGCCATTCAAAAAGGTAATATGGAAGGAGCTCGTATTCATGCAGAAAATGCAATTCGTCAACGGAATCAAGCATTAAATTATTTGCGTATGAGTGCAAGAGTTGATGCAGTAGCTAGCAGAGTACAAACTGCTTTGACTACGCGCAAAGTCACTCAATCAATGGCTGGTGTAGTTAAAGCAATGGATGCTGCAATGAAATCAAtgaatttagaaaaaatttcaG GTTTAATGGATAAGTTTGAAAGCCAGTTTGAAGATCTTGATGTTCAAAGTTCATACATGGAAAATGCAATGTCCCAAACTACAACTACTAATGTTCCACAAAATGATGTTGATTCATTATTACAGCAAGTTGCAGATGAAGCTGG ACTGGAATTGAATATGGAATTACCAACTGGACAAGTAGGTAGTATAGGTACCACTACAGTCAGCCAAGAACAGGATGAGCTTACCCAGCGACTAGCAAGGCTTCGTGaataa
- the Cpb gene encoding F-actin-capping protein subunit beta has protein sequence MTEQQMDCALDLMRRLPPQQIEKNLSDLIDLVPSLCEDLLSSVDQPLKIAKDKESGRDYLLCDYNRDGDSYRSPWSNTYDPPLEDGSMPSERLRKLEIDANHAFDQYRELYFEGGVSSVYLWDLDHGFAAVILIKKAGDGSKKIKGCWDSIHVVEVQEKSNGRTAHYKLTSTAMLWLQTNKHGSGTMNLGGSLTRQVEQDAQISESSPHIVNIGRMVEDMENKIRNTLNEIYFGKTKDIVNGLRSVQSLADQRQQAALRQDLAAALQRRNANN, from the exons ATG ACGGAGCAGCAAATGGATTGTGCATTGGATTTGATGAGAAGATTGCCACCACagcaaattgaaaaaaatttaagtGATTTAATAGATCTAGTGCCATCTTTGTGTGAAGATCTTTTATCTTCTGTTGATCAACCCttaaaaattgcaaaagatAAAGAGTCTGGAAGAGATTATTTATTATGTGATTATAATAGAGATGGAGATTCGTATAG atCTCCATGGAGCAATACATATGATCCACCATTAGAAGACGGTTCAATGCCTTCTGAAAGACTCAGGAAATTAGAGATTGATGCAAATCATGCATTTGATCAATACAGAGAACTTTATTTTGAGGGTGGAGTTTCCTCTGTTTATCTCTGGGATTTGGATCATGGGTTTGCAGCAGTGATTCTTATTAAAAAAGCTGGAGATGgttcaaagaaaattaaagGTTGTTGGGATTCAATCCATGTGGTAGAAGTTCAGGAAAAATCCAATGGCAGAACTGCACATTATAAATTAACTTCTACTGCAATGCTTTGGTTACAAACTAATAAACATGGATCTGGAACAATGAATCTTGGGGGCAGTCTTACTAGACAG GTTGAGCAAGATGCACAAATAAGCGAGAGCTCTCCACATATTGTCAATATTGGACGAATGGTTGAAGATATGGAAAACAAAATTCGAAATACCctaaacgaaatttatttcggCAAAACAAAAGATATTGTAAATGGGTTAAGATCTGTTCAATCTCTAGCTGATCAGAGACAACAAGCTGCCCTCAGGCAGGATCTCGCGGCCGCTCTTCAAAGGAGAAACGCTAATAATTGA
- the LOC143145470 gene encoding uncharacterized protein LOC143145470 has product MAENLSKRPPKGILKTSSSFDNPDIPRPNKETKWDEMNIIATLHPAEKDYGHMKIDEPKTPYNYEGLNSEFEFDQLDSTAVAAKLAGSSKPKIFEESSDDEEEKETPEEREKRKAFEAKRKRHYQEWQVVQMARKQLLEQDEEDEDENDKKDEENEEDIEKDDDNSSFSSQEQINFDVRFKCMPSCDKTEQK; this is encoded by the exons ATGGCAGAAAATCTTTCGAAACGGCCTCCTAAAGGGATTTTAAAAACATCTAGCAGCTTTGATAATCCAGATATACCtag ACCAAATAAGGAGACAAAATGGGATGAAATGAATATAATAGCAACATTACATCCAGCAGAAAAAGATTATGGTCATATGAAGATTGATGAGCCAAAAACCCCATACAACTACGAAGGCCTGAACAGTGAATTTGAATTTGATCAATTAGATTCAACTGCTGTTGCTGCTAA GTTGGCAGGAAGCAGTAAACCAAAAATATTTGAGGAATCAAGTGAtgacgaagaagaaaaggagactCCTGAGGAAAGAG aaaaacgaAAAGCATTTGAAGCAAAGAGAAAACGCCATTACCAAGAGTGGCAAGTAGTACAGATGGCTCGAAAACAGTTACTTGAACAAGATGAAGAAGATGAGGACGAAAATGACAAAAAAGATGAGGAAAATGAAGAGGATATAGAAAAAGACGACGACAATAGTTCTTTTTCATCTcaagaacaaattaattttgatgTTAGATTCAAGTGCATGCCGTCCTGTGATAAAACAGAGCAGAAGTGA